One Phocoena phocoena chromosome 5, mPhoPho1.1, whole genome shotgun sequence genomic region harbors:
- the MFSD10 gene encoding major facilitator superfamily domain-containing protein 10, producing the protein MGWGAGGSCTPRPPIHQQPAPETRVVAVVFLGLLLDLLAFTLLLPLLPALLESHGRAQDPLYGSWQRGVDWFAAAIGMPAEKRYNSVLFGGLIGSIFSFLQFLSAPLTGAVSDCLGRRPVMLLSLAGLATSYAVWATSKSFAAFLVSRMIGGVSKGNVSLSTAIVADLGSSPARSRGMAVIGVAFSLAFTLGPMLGASLPVETAPWLALLFAVSDLLFICCFLPETLPPEKRAPSITLGFRAAVDLLSPLALLCFSAVARGPDPPTGVRLGSLRLLGLVYFLYLFLFSGLEFTLSFLVHQRFHFSSLEQGKMFFFIGLTMATIQGAYARRISPGGEIAAVKRAILLLVPAFLLIGWGHTLPVLGLGLLLYSFAAAIVVPCLSSVVASYGSPGQKGVVMGTLRSLGALARALGPMVAASAYWLAGAQGCYTVCAGLFLLPFSLLRKLRPPAVTLKAE; encoded by the exons ATGGGCTGGGGAGCCGGCGGGAGCTGTACCCCGCGCCCGCCCATCCACCAGCAGCCGGCACCCGAAACCCGAGTGGTCGCTGTGGTGTTCCTCGGCCTCCTGCTGGACCTCCTGGCCTTCACCTTGCTGCTGCCCCTGCTGCCTGCGCTGCTGGAGAGCCACGGCCGTGCGCAG GATCCTCTTTATGGCTCGTGGCAGCGCGGGGTGGACTGGTTTGCTGCAGCTATTGGGATGCCAGCCGAGAAGAGGTACAACAGCGTCCTGTTCGGAG GTCTGATTGGCTCCATCTTCTCCTTCCTGCAGTTCCTCTCAGCGCCTCTCACGGGGGCCGTCTCTGACTGCCTGGGGAGGCGCCCGGTGATGCTGCTGTCCCTG GCAGGCCTGGCCACCTCGTATGCCGTGTGGGCCACTTCGAAGAGCTTTGCGGCCTTCCTGGTCTCCAGGATGATTGGGGGCGTCAGCAAGGGGAACGTCAGCCTCTCCACCGCCATTGTCGCCGACCTGGGCTCGTCTCCCGCCCGCAGCAGGGGCATG GCAGTCATCGGGGTGGCCTTCTCTTTGGCCTTCACGCTGGGCCCCATGCTCGGCGCCTCCCTGCCCGTGGAGACGGCGCCCTGGTTGGCCCTGCTCTTCGCGGTCTCCGATCTGCTGTTCATCTGCTGCTTCTTGCCAGAGACGCTGCCCCCGGAGAAGCGG GCACCGTCCATCACGCTGGGGTTCCGAGCTGCTGTTGACCTGCTCAGCCCTCTGGCCCTGCTCTGCTTCTCAGCCGTGGCACGTGGCCCGGACCCGCCCACCGGAGTCA GGCTGGGCAGCCTGCGCCTGCTGGGCCTGGTCTACTTCCTCTATCTCTTCCTGTTCTCGGGCCTGGAGTTCACGCTGAGCTTCCTCGTGCACCAGCGCTTCCATTTCAGCAG CCTAGAGCAGGGAAAGATGTTTTTCTTCATCGGCCTCACGATGGCCACCATCCAGGGCGCCTACGCCCGGCGGATCAGCCCTGGCGGGGAGATCGCAGCTGTGAAGCGg GCCATCCTGCTGCTCGTCCCCGCCTTCCTTCTCATCGGTTGGGGGCACACGCTGCCCGTgctgggcctggggctgctgCTCTACTCCTTCG CCGCTGCCATCGTGGTGCCCTGCCTGTCCTCTGTGGTCGCCAGCTATG GCTCTCCCGGGCAGAAGGGCGTGGTCATGGGCACACTGCGGAGCTTGGGCGCCCTGGCCAGGGCTCTGGGGCCCATGGTGGCCGCCTCAG CGTACTGGCTGGCCGGGGCGCAGGGCTGCTACACCGTGTGCGCGGGGCTGTTCctgctccccttctccctcctgcgGAAGCTGAGGCCTCCGGCAGTGACGCTCAAGGCCGAGTAG